Proteins encoded in a region of the Zunongwangia endophytica genome:
- a CDS encoding FecR family protein, with translation MKKITNKERKCIRYLSGEMSLEDRSVFEIELSLDEELNDFFKTYNAVWNDYDKEEAIPVSFQENAFTHKNIALVSTFILLGFVLFISFSWFDTLPSNNQITANNGQRKIIYLNDSSKVILNSNSTLYYPTVFEDSREVKLDGEAYFEITKIPDHPFIVNSQNFKVKVLGTHFSVNNRAAKKEIALDEGKVEFIQNNNNDKITLSPQERLIWDTENNQVHKENFDPRKELAWTTNTLLLDNVLFKNALKDINQFYGVHFVINDNDLLNQHITGSFKDQNLDHFIQSLEFIASVEIQELQEKIFLIKSIDHD, from the coding sequence ATGAAAAAAATAACTAATAAAGAACGTAAATGTATTCGGTATTTATCTGGAGAGATGTCTCTGGAAGACCGGTCGGTTTTTGAAATTGAGCTATCCTTGGATGAAGAGCTAAATGATTTCTTTAAAACCTATAATGCTGTATGGAATGATTACGATAAGGAAGAAGCAATTCCGGTAAGCTTTCAGGAAAATGCATTTACTCATAAAAATATAGCGCTAGTAAGCACATTTATATTACTAGGCTTTGTATTATTTATAAGTTTTTCTTGGTTTGATACGCTTCCTAGCAATAATCAAATCACTGCTAATAATGGCCAAAGAAAGATAATTTATTTAAATGATAGTAGCAAGGTGATCTTAAATAGTAATAGCACACTCTACTATCCTACGGTGTTTGAGGATTCTAGAGAAGTTAAACTTGATGGAGAAGCTTATTTTGAAATTACTAAAATTCCTGATCATCCTTTTATAGTAAATAGTCAAAACTTCAAAGTAAAAGTTCTAGGGACACATTTTTCAGTAAATAACAGAGCTGCTAAAAAGGAAATTGCATTAGATGAAGGTAAAGTAGAGTTTATCCAGAATAACAATAATGATAAAATCACTTTATCACCTCAAGAACGTCTTATTTGGGATACCGAAAATAATCAGGTTCATAAAGAGAATTTTGATCCTAGAAAGGAACTCGCCTGGACAACTAATACATTACTTCTTGATAATGTTTTATTTAAAAATGCACTTAAAGATATTAACCAATTCTATGGAGTCCATTTCGTAATTAATGATAATGATTTACTAAATCAACATATTACAGGAAGCTTCAAAGACCAGAATCTGGATCATTTTATTCAATCTCTAGAATTTATTGCAAGTGTAGAGATTCAGGAGTTACAAGAAAAGATTTTCCTAATTAAATCTATTGATCATGATTAA
- a CDS encoding Crp/Fnr family transcriptional regulator — protein sequence MFSKLKENIKNSVNLKEDEWAILKEKFTPKRYAKNEFFIREGDPSNFEAFVSKGCFQVYHINDKGNKHVIYFAPEDYWLIDPSSFNNKKASLLYIQAIEDSEILTLTLQDKDDILEKIPALEKYYRQLLESVYEHSHHGMISRSGKTAKEKYIQFVTENQNLKNRLSNVNIANYLDLTPEIISRVRKEFYTEKQ from the coding sequence GTGTTTAGCAAACTAAAGGAAAATATTAAAAACTCAGTCAATTTAAAAGAGGATGAATGGGCTATTCTAAAGGAAAAATTTACACCAAAAAGATATGCGAAAAATGAGTTTTTTATTCGAGAAGGCGATCCTTCTAATTTTGAAGCTTTTGTAAGTAAAGGATGTTTTCAGGTTTATCATATTAATGATAAAGGGAATAAGCATGTTATCTATTTTGCACCCGAAGATTATTGGCTTATCGACCCTAGTAGTTTCAACAATAAAAAAGCATCTCTCTTGTACATTCAGGCGATCGAAGACAGTGAAATTTTAACGCTAACACTTCAGGATAAAGATGACATTTTAGAAAAAATCCCCGCGCTGGAAAAATATTACAGACAATTACTAGAATCTGTGTATGAGCATTCCCATCACGGTATGATTAGTCGTTCAGGAAAAACTGCAAAAGAGAAATACATTCAATTCGTCACAGAAAATCAAAATTTAAAAAACAGACTCTCTAACGTAAATATTGCCAATTATTTAGATCTCACTCCAGAAATTATTAGTAGAGTACGTAAAGAATTCTATACCGAAAAACAATAA
- a CDS encoding DUF2798 domain-containing protein produces the protein MMRKIKLFSPIFLILLTIVGSITFFFTWVNLGFAPQFLEEWFTSIVIGLFIFSPLGMLSTLMITKLVSLFLKNDSLAKKILIGVLIGCTMEFFISFIVVTINFGFTSSFVNQWFSAFLKSVPIGICLGLLISFIIKPWIMNRIQRFKVESQVS, from the coding sequence ATGATGCGAAAAATAAAGCTTTTCTCTCCCATATTTTTAATACTATTAACCATTGTAGGCTCCATTACCTTTTTCTTTACTTGGGTGAACTTAGGTTTTGCACCTCAATTTCTTGAAGAATGGTTTACTTCAATAGTAATAGGCCTTTTTATCTTCTCGCCACTAGGAATGCTTAGTACACTAATGATTACAAAATTAGTATCGCTTTTCCTTAAAAATGATTCACTGGCAAAAAAGATTTTAATAGGCGTACTAATTGGCTGTACGATGGAGTTTTTTATCTCTTTTATTGTAGTGACCATCAATTTTGGATTTACATCGTCTTTCGTAAATCAGTGGTTTAGTGCTTTTCTAAAGTCTGTACCTATTGGTATTTGTCTAGGATTGCTTATTTCTTTTATAATAAAACCCTGGATTATGAATCGTATTCAGAGATTTAAAGTTGAAAGTCAAGTAAGCTAA
- a CDS encoding DUF3861 domain-containing protein, which yields MKRSNKYNLKLAQIQTAKEADYQAKTLEIDFENHDEIFQIIDRIKEKKHFKNENQSIEFAIGLKLFTEVMLKNRKNELFSELAPEIKKFMTKLKKS from the coding sequence ATGAAAAGAAGTAATAAATATAATTTGAAATTAGCTCAGATTCAGACTGCAAAAGAAGCAGATTACCAAGCTAAAACTTTGGAGATAGACTTTGAAAATCATGATGAAATTTTTCAAATTATCGATCGCATCAAAGAAAAAAAACATTTTAAAAACGAAAATCAATCTATTGAATTTGCCATAGGTCTAAAACTCTTCACTGAAGTCATGCTAAAAAACAGGAAAAACGAACTATTTTCTGAACTCGCTCCTGAAATAAAAAAGTTTATGACAAAACTAAAGAAGAGTTAG
- a CDS encoding GatB/YqeY domain-containing protein yields MSLEKDVMTQMKAAMKAKDSAALEALRAVKGAILLAKTENSQQELTKEQEVKIVQKLVKQRKDSAQVYREQNREDLAEPEEKQIEVIAQFLPEQLSEAEIEAKVEAIIAETGADGMKDMGKVMGIASQQLAGKADGKTISTVVKQKLSN; encoded by the coding sequence ATGAGCTTAGAAAAAGACGTAATGACGCAGATGAAAGCTGCGATGAAAGCAAAAGATTCGGCAGCTTTAGAAGCTTTAAGAGCGGTTAAAGGAGCCATACTTTTGGCAAAGACTGAAAATAGTCAGCAGGAATTAACGAAAGAGCAAGAAGTGAAAATTGTTCAGAAGTTGGTAAAACAGCGTAAAGATAGCGCGCAGGTTTACAGAGAGCAGAATAGAGAAGATTTAGCTGAACCGGAAGAGAAGCAGATTGAAGTGATTGCTCAATTTCTACCAGAACAGTTAAGTGAAGCTGAAATTGAAGCTAAAGTAGAAGCAATTATTGCTGAAACTGGAGCTGATGGAATGAAGGATATGGGTAAAGTTATGGGAATAGCTTCTCAACAACTTGCTGGTAAAGCTGACGGAAAAACGATTTCTACTGTAGTTAAGCAAAAGCTTAGCAATTAA
- a CDS encoding alpha/beta hydrolase, translated as MRSLSICIFLILTLQVSAQQHFTDSLYKVKPRKTLNYAKKDKQDLYLDIYEPENSFKNRPVFIFMHGGGFGYGSPRNTDEVKLAKIAASYGYVAVQISYRLTRKDQSFGCDFDTEGKIGTFKLAAEDFLDAVNFMIQEKQQFDIDPEKIIIGGSSAGAEAVLSAAFNRDLLFKDAAKYENIKFQGILSLAGAIVDKCYIDEVNAVPTIFFHGTADNLVPYNTAPHHFCGKEEPGYLILDGSRSLANKLKELNTSYMLNTFPEAGHEISRIPFEFLPMVFQYFDDVFLNNQNQQIEHTF; from the coding sequence ATGAGAAGCCTTTCTATTTGCATATTTTTAATTCTTACACTACAAGTTTCTGCACAACAACATTTTACCGACAGTCTCTATAAAGTGAAACCGCGTAAAACGCTTAATTACGCAAAAAAAGACAAACAAGATCTTTACCTAGATATTTACGAACCTGAAAATTCATTTAAAAACAGACCAGTATTTATTTTTATGCACGGGGGCGGATTTGGTTATGGAAGTCCGCGTAATACTGACGAGGTGAAATTGGCCAAAATCGCTGCCAGTTATGGCTATGTTGCGGTGCAAATCTCCTATCGCTTAACTCGAAAAGATCAATCTTTTGGTTGTGATTTTGATACCGAAGGAAAAATAGGAACTTTTAAACTGGCTGCTGAAGATTTTTTGGATGCTGTAAACTTTATGATTCAGGAGAAACAGCAGTTTGATATCGATCCTGAAAAAATTATTATTGGCGGAAGTAGCGCAGGCGCCGAAGCTGTTCTAAGCGCCGCTTTCAATCGCGACTTGCTTTTTAAAGATGCCGCTAAATACGAGAATATTAAATTTCAGGGTATTTTATCTTTAGCGGGCGCGATTGTCGATAAGTGTTATATTGATGAAGTAAATGCAGTTCCTACTATATTTTTCCATGGAACTGCCGATAATCTGGTTCCTTACAACACTGCACCGCACCATTTCTGCGGAAAAGAAGAACCTGGTTATCTAATTCTTGATGGTTCCCGAAGTCTTGCTAATAAATTGAAGGAATTAAATACATCTTACATGCTTAATACCTTTCCTGAAGCCGGACACGAAATATCTAGAATTCCTTTTGAATTTTTACCAATGGTTTTTCAATATTTTGATGATGTCTTTTTAAATAATCAAAATCAACAAATTGAGCATACTTTTTAA
- the bglX gene encoding beta-glucosidase BglX, whose protein sequence is MIKKSLITLSLITGCFFAPIKNATAQTTSDSKMNAKVDEILAEMTIEEKIGQLNLLNPGGGVATGAVVSDNVQQKIKDGEVGGLFGVAGPDKIRIAQDYAVNDTRLGIPLLIGSDVIHGYKTTFPIPLGTSASWDLEMIKKTAQIAAQEATADGINWNFSPMVDIARDPRWGRIAEGAGEDPYLGSQIAKAMVEGYQGDDLTKENTMIATVKHFALYGASEAGRDYNTTDMSRVKMFNEYLPPYKAAIDAGAASVMSSFNDVDGVPATGNKWLLTDLLRDRWGFDGFVTSDYTSLNEMIAHGMGDLQDVSALALKAGLDMDMVGEGFLKTLKKSLDEGKVTEEEITTAARRILEAKYKLGLFEDPYKYLDENRPEKDILSEESRAFSRKVAAHSFVLLKKDARVLPLQKNAKIALVGPLANNKNNMLGTWAPTGDPQLSIPVLEGIKNVAPKAKISYAQGANITDDKQFAENINVFGPRAEISETSPEKMLEEALKVAKKSDVIVAVVGEASEMSGEAASRTNLLIPESQKKMIRELAKLGKPMALVLMSGRPLNISEESELNVDILQVWHPGVEAGNAIADVIFGDYNPSGKITASWPRNVGQVPVYYSMKRTGRPGEAEGFEKFKSEFLDVDNSPLYPFGYGLSYTDFEYSDIKASSEDLTMDGTITLSATITNTGEHDGEEVVQLYIHDKVRSITPPMKQLIGFEKMMLKKGESKTVTFEVSADDLKFYNSSLEHVAEAGEFEFFIAGSSDNEFKNTFTLKE, encoded by the coding sequence ATGATAAAGAAAAGTTTAATCACACTATCACTAATTACCGGATGCTTTTTTGCCCCAATAAAAAACGCGACTGCACAAACCACAAGTGATTCTAAGATGAATGCTAAAGTTGATGAGATTTTAGCCGAAATGACTATCGAAGAAAAGATAGGTCAGCTTAACTTATTAAATCCAGGTGGCGGTGTTGCAACCGGAGCTGTGGTAAGTGATAACGTTCAGCAAAAAATTAAAGACGGTGAAGTAGGCGGACTTTTTGGTGTGGCCGGTCCCGATAAAATTAGAATTGCACAGGATTATGCCGTAAATGATACCCGATTGGGAATTCCGTTACTTATCGGGTCTGATGTAATTCACGGGTACAAAACAACATTTCCAATTCCGTTAGGAACTTCTGCGAGCTGGGATCTAGAAATGATCAAAAAAACGGCACAAATCGCAGCGCAAGAGGCGACCGCAGATGGAATTAACTGGAATTTCTCGCCAATGGTAGACATCGCTCGCGATCCAAGATGGGGACGAATTGCTGAAGGCGCCGGGGAAGATCCTTACTTGGGATCACAGATCGCTAAAGCAATGGTCGAAGGTTACCAGGGTGACGATCTTACTAAAGAAAATACGATGATCGCTACCGTTAAGCACTTCGCTTTGTACGGAGCTTCAGAAGCTGGTAGAGATTACAATACTACCGATATGAGCCGTGTAAAGATGTTTAACGAATACTTGCCACCCTACAAGGCAGCTATCGATGCTGGTGCAGCCAGTGTGATGAGTTCGTTCAACGACGTAGACGGTGTTCCTGCAACTGGTAATAAATGGTTATTAACAGATTTGTTACGTGACCGCTGGGGATTTGATGGTTTTGTAACTTCAGATTATACCTCTTTAAATGAAATGATCGCTCATGGTATGGGAGATCTTCAGGATGTTTCTGCTTTGGCCTTAAAAGCCGGGTTAGATATGGATATGGTTGGTGAAGGTTTTTTAAAAACGCTAAAAAAATCTTTAGATGAAGGAAAAGTTACAGAAGAGGAAATTACGACTGCAGCACGCCGAATCTTAGAAGCAAAATATAAATTAGGCCTTTTTGAAGATCCTTATAAATACTTAGACGAAAACCGACCTGAGAAGGATATTCTTTCCGAAGAAAGTAGAGCTTTTTCAAGAAAAGTAGCTGCTCACTCTTTTGTTTTATTGAAAAAAGATGCGCGTGTATTACCGCTTCAAAAAAATGCTAAAATTGCGCTTGTTGGTCCATTAGCCAATAATAAAAACAATATGTTGGGAACCTGGGCGCCAACGGGAGATCCACAACTTTCTATTCCGGTTTTAGAAGGAATAAAAAATGTTGCTCCAAAGGCTAAAATTAGTTACGCTCAGGGAGCGAATATCACCGATGATAAGCAATTTGCTGAGAACATAAATGTTTTTGGACCACGGGCTGAAATTAGTGAAACTTCTCCTGAAAAAATGTTGGAAGAAGCACTTAAAGTGGCTAAAAAATCTGATGTGATTGTCGCTGTGGTTGGTGAAGCAAGTGAAATGAGTGGTGAAGCTGCAAGTAGAACCAATCTATTGATTCCTGAAAGTCAGAAAAAAATGATTCGTGAATTGGCTAAATTAGGAAAGCCAATGGCGCTAGTTTTAATGAGTGGTCGTCCTTTAAATATTTCAGAAGAATCTGAATTAAATGTAGATATTCTACAAGTTTGGCATCCAGGTGTTGAAGCAGGTAACGCCATTGCAGATGTGATTTTTGGCGATTACAACCCTTCAGGAAAAATTACCGCATCTTGGCCAAGAAATGTTGGGCAGGTACCGGTTTATTATTCCATGAAAAGAACAGGGAGACCCGGTGAAGCTGAAGGATTTGAGAAATTTAAATCTGAATTTTTAGATGTAGATAATTCTCCTCTTTATCCTTTTGGATACGGACTTAGTTATACCGATTTTGAATATAGTGATATAAAAGCAAGTTCAGAAGACTTAACTATGGATGGTACAATCACTTTGAGCGCAACTATTACGAATACTGGAGAGCATGATGGGGAAGAGGTAGTACAATTGTATATTCACGATAAAGTGAGAAGTATTACGCCACCAATGAAACAGCTTATTGGTTTCGAAAAAATGATGCTGAAAAAAGGAGAATCTAAGACCGTAACTTTTGAAGTTAGCGCTGATGATTTAAAATTTTATAACAGTAGTCTTGAGCATGTTGCTGAAGCCGGCGAATTTGAATTTTTTATCGCAGGAAGTTCAGATAACGAGTTTAAAAATACATTTACACTTAAGGAATAA
- a CDS encoding prolyl oligopeptidase family serine peptidase, whose amino-acid sequence MKISKIAILGLFIFFGITSEAQTDGISENQFKETVEVPVDMGYLLYKPEAYKKSKEDYPLIVFLHGAGERGTDLQKVKVNGPFQYLKEGNEIDAVILAPQCPEGTYWQPDEVAGLIKKIIKEEHIDPSRVYLTGLSMGGYGVWATGGKYPELFAAMAPVCGAIYRPIYRNAQHLKTMPIWVFHGAMDDVVLPQNSNNMVMALKQAGNEDVKYTIYPFANHNSWTETYNNPELYNWLLSQEKKK is encoded by the coding sequence ATGAAAATATCCAAAATCGCAATATTAGGATTGTTTATTTTCTTCGGAATTACTTCGGAAGCACAAACCGACGGCATTTCAGAAAATCAATTTAAAGAAACAGTTGAAGTTCCTGTAGATATGGGATACTTGCTTTATAAACCTGAAGCCTATAAGAAATCTAAAGAAGATTATCCTTTAATTGTATTTCTACACGGTGCTGGAGAGCGTGGTACCGATCTTCAGAAAGTAAAAGTAAATGGCCCATTTCAATATTTAAAAGAAGGAAACGAAATCGATGCGGTAATTCTTGCCCCGCAGTGCCCAGAAGGTACGTACTGGCAACCCGATGAAGTTGCAGGTCTAATAAAGAAAATTATTAAAGAAGAACATATTGATCCCAGTAGAGTTTACTTAACCGGTCTAAGTATGGGCGGTTATGGTGTGTGGGCTACAGGTGGAAAATATCCTGAATTATTTGCTGCAATGGCTCCGGTTTGTGGTGCAATTTACAGACCAATTTATAGAAATGCGCAGCATCTTAAAACAATGCCAATCTGGGTTTTTCATGGAGCGATGGACGATGTAGTTTTACCACAAAACAGCAACAATATGGTGATGGCTTTAAAACAAGCCGGTAACGAAGATGTAAAATATACGATCTATCCTTTTGCCAATCACAACAGCTGGACTGAAACTTATAATAACCCTGAATTATATAACTGGTTATTAAGTCAGGAGAAAAAGAAATAA